In Thermococcus profundus, the genomic stretch CCCGCTAGTGGCTTTTCTACCTTGATTTCATGACCCCTGCTAACTACCAAAATAACCCACGCCAAGAGGCTTATTAAAGGAACCCAGTGCAGAAGAACCTCCGGGGAATTCCTACCGAGATCCCTAAGAATCTTGTTAATTATAGAAAAGAATCCTGTAAAGAGAGTATATCTTCCACCCTGGGGAAGATATGTCTGCAAAATGTAATCTCTGGAAACAACAACTCCTAAGGGCACCTCAACCAGTGCTTTGGCCAATACAACAACAAACCCCAACTTCAGCTCGATCTTCCAATTTTTGAGAAGTATCACCAAAGTCTCCAAAACTTTGTGGGAATATTTGATATCGAGAATATAAACCGTTAGTCCCATCCACAATAGTAGAAAGAGGGCAGCGAAGTACTTGTGTCCCACTAGATTCACGGGGTGAACTCCCGGAAGTATTATTAAAAGTCGAACTATCCTGTCAGGATATACGGTGACTATTGAGATAACAGCAAGTGCGCCCAGGAGATATGCAAACAAGACTATAAAAATCTGCCTTGAGGTCAAAATTGAGTTCACCATTCCCTCAAAGTGATTCCAACTCTTTTTATTGAGAGATAGCACAATAACTAGATACAAGGAGATCAAAAATGGTATTATCGTGAACTTTGCAGTGCTCCCCAGCCCAGCCCAAAAGAGGGACAAATATGCATATTTCATGACTTTTTTCTTGAAATATTTAACGAAATAGTACATGGATAAGAGAGTGAAAAATTCTATAATCGTCTCATGGAGAACCAGGGAATTCATACGTATAAGCAGGGGATCCAGAGCCAACAGCGAAGCAAATGCAATACCAAGTTTATCATCCTTGAGTTCCCTTCCGATCAGGTAAGCAAGGAATATTGAGATCAAACCCACAAAGACAGAGAGAGTTCTTCCAACAATGTAACTGTCCCCGAAGAACCGGAGCCACAGAGCGAGAAGGTAATAATAGAGCGGTGGATGGACGGCATAGATATCCCTATATGGAAGATAACCGTGGTTTATCATACGAGCTATTAGAAGGTAAGTGCCCTCGTCATAGTCGGTGTATTCGTTCATTGTATAGAGGATCCCCCAAAGGCGGATTATCAGATAGCAAATCGTTATGATAGAGAAAAGTGCAAACTTCTTTTTCACGTTCCTCCCTCCAGTTTCATTCTGATAAATGCATAACCTGGATCTCCTTCAAGTTCAATTATGTAAAGGTTACCCTTCTTTAAGGGACATTCAAACCTCCAATATCCACCCTCCCTAATTTCACCTACCAGGTTTCCATTGATAAATACCTCGATTATTTGATTACCTTGTGGATAAAGTTCAACACCTATCCCTACATAATCCCTGTTAGGGACTACTGCTATAACAGCTCTCTTGGAACGCGTTAAGACGATATCCCATTTTTCAAATTTTATTCCATGTATGATCACAGGATGCCTAAGCAAAAACCCATAAGAGAGATATCTCCAGTCGTTTATGTTCGAAGCCTGTATTTCATCTTTGTTTATTGTATAGTACTGATAAAGAGAAAGGGGATACATTCCAACTTTATCGGATCTATTTGAAAGATTGAAAATCCATATGTTATCATTGAAATAAATCACCTGATATTTCTGGGCGATCTCCCACGGATTAATTGGATTTATCCGAATGTCCCCGTATCCACGAGAGTCCACGTAGAGAATCCCATCCTTATATTCTTGTATCTCACTCATATTCTCAACCATGATAAGATTTTTTTCTGGGAGATATACTTTAATCCAAGTTCCGGAATCATAGAATTTTGGCACAACTATTGTTTCAGGATCAGTCTGCTCTATAAATTCATAAGCTTTTATTGTGTCACTGGTTATCTCTGTTGCCATTTCAAAGGAGAAGTTCCATAGATTTACATAGAAAGCAGGGAGAATGAGAAGAAGCGCGAGTGATACCATCACGATTTTTGGGTGCATGAACAGGCGTTCTATATATTTTAAGGTGAAATAAAGTCCAGTACCCCCAATTATTGGGATTATGGGAGTTATGAGAACATATACCCGCTCGGAACTCCAAATTCCAGAATAAAAGGGGATTGGAATGTGGAATGCTATTTTATTGAACACAAGAAACAGGAGATAGAACACTGTTGCAATTAATGCTTGAAGGGAATAAGTGCCATGTTTTATTCCATAAATCATTCCCACGACAAAAAACAATCCAAGAATAACCTGCCATTCATCAAAGAACGTATACTTGAGAATTCCAGCAACCCAAGAGATGCTATCTTTAAATGCATACTGGGAAGCGTTAAAGAACGCAACGTGCCGCATGGGGTTTACTCTAATAGGATATTCAAGGGTGTAATACGCCAAGAAACTTCCCACGACCTGCAAAATAGAAATCTCCAGAACTCTCGTATCTATCTTCTTTCGTTTTAAAGAGGTCAACAGAACTACAAATGTAGCATATGCCACAAATGCAAGGTACACGTAGGGGTGGATCATCAAAACAGCTGAGATAACCACCAGAGACAAAAGTATATTCCTTCTCTCTGGGGTTTCAATTGTCATATTGTACAAGGAAACTGCTGCAAGGAACATGTAATAGTTCAAGAACTGGTGAAAAAGGGAATAATTGAGATAGTAGTAGTAAAGAGACGAGATGGGAGCTAAAATTGAAGAGAACACTGCTATTTTAGTGTCCTTAAAGACACTCCACGCAGCAGCGTATGTTCCAAGTGGGATGAAGATCCATGTGTAAATTTTCAGTATTAACATAGCCTTTGCTACTGTTATGCCCGTAGCCCCACTTAGGAAAGCTACGATTGAATGATATCCCGATGGATATGCAATTATGTCATCAAACCCTGAGGGCACATTTTTTATGAAAAGGGTGTTTTCCATCAGAATTTCCAGAGATTTATACGCATGAAATACTGCATCCGGACGAGAAACTCCCGCAGGGTATGTCGGAACTTCAAAAAATGGGATTTTGATCCCAAATGATAAAAGCAAGGATATACCCACCCCGCTGATCGCAAATATAGATACATCCCTCCTTACCTTAACAGGATGTACCAGAAGAGATATAACGATCACTAAAAATGCTAGAATTGGATAAGCAAGGCGTAATGATAATCTGAGCCAACTAAGGATATGTATTAGAAATATTGTAACTCCAAGACCAACAGCAGGTGAAATGGAAAATTTGGAAATGGAATCTAAATCTTTTATATTTCTCACGAGCATAAAGCCCAGATAGCAGGGGAGTAGTAAAGTCAAATGAGGTTCAAGCTTGGATATAACAACTACAGATAGTGCCAGTACTACATTCAGCGCCTTTGTTCTTCGCTCCTTCATATAACCAGCACCTCTTATTGATCTCCCCTCCCGTGGTGAGTCTATCGATGCTTATAACTTTGACTTTCACCAAAACAAGAAAAGGCTTTTATTATTGAGAACAACATTTTAAAGGGTGATCCACATGGGCTTCCTGTCATTTGGATCGAAGAGCGGCAAGGTCAAAAAGATGCTCGAGGGCAACCAGTTCCAGCTCGTTGTTGAGGAAGCATTGAAGGACAAGAAAACCAGAAACGCCCTGTTTGAACTTCTGGACGATGTCAACCCGGGTGTTGTTGGCGACGCCCTTTTGGCAATAACTACCATCCTCGATACAAAAAAGGACGTTCTGAAGAATCATCTAAAAGAAGAGGAGTTCAAACGTCTCATCAAATTGATAGAATCCAGCAACCCGTACGTTAGGGAGAACGCGATGATACTCGCCTACTCAATAGTCAGGCATTACCCCTCGTTTGTATCAAGGTACAGGAAGATGATACAGGAAGAGATACGCAAGCTCCTCGCCGAAGGAGATAAAAACCAGAAGGGCTTCGTACTAGTTATAATCGGCGAGCTGGGATTGAAAGAACTCGAACCGGACGTTAAGTCTCTCGTAGGCGTTGAGGACAAGGTTATCCTTCCCTTTGAGGGCAAGAAGTGGGTCAAGCTGGGCGACATCGCCAGCGAAACCCTCGAAAAGCTCTCCGGTGTTTAGCGATGCTTAACCTTCTGATATTTTTACTCCTTCTAGTACTCGTCGGATACGCGGTAGTGAAGCTGACCTTCATGATCCTCAAATGGCTGGCGGTGAACACGCTAACCGGCCTTCTGCTCATAGGGATCCTCAACTACCTCCACATCACCCACGTTCAGGTCAACCTTTTGAACATCCTCATAATCGCCGTCGGCGGAATCCCGGGCGTCTTTATAGTCATCCTGCTTTCCCTTCTCTAGCTCCAAACCTTTATAAATCCCCTTTTCGTGCCTATCTCAGCGAGAGAAGTTAGGGGTGATGTTCATGTCTCACAAGTCAGCAGAAATGTACGAGCTCAAGAAAAAGGTCGAGGAGCTGAAGGGCTATCGAGGTCGTGCAACCGAGCTTGTGAGCCTCTACATCCCGGACGGCTACGACATCAACAAGGTCATGCAGCAGCTTCGAGAGGAGTACGGGACGGCGCAGAACATCAAGAGCAAGTCCACGCGAAAGAACGTTTTGGGTGCTCTAGAAAGGGCCATGCAGCACCTCAAACTCTACAGACAGACCCCAAAGAACGGTCTGGCCCTCTTCGTTGGAAACGTCAGCGAGCAGGAGGGTGTGAGCGATATAAGGCTCTGGGCTATAGTCCCGCCGGAGCCGCTTAAGGTTCGCCTCTACCGATGCGACCAGACATTCGTCACCGAGCCCCTCGAGGAGATGCTTCGAGTTAAGGACGCCTACGGCCTGATAACAGTAGAGAAGAACGACGCCACCATAGGACTCCTCCGAGGGAAGAGAATAGAACTCATAGACGAGCTCCACTCCACCGTTCCAGGTAAGACAAGGGCCGGTGGTCAGTCTGCGAGACGTTACGAGCGCATTAGGGAGCAGGAGACCCACGAGTTCATGAAGAGGATAGCCGAACACGCGAACAACGCTTTCCTCCCGCTCCTTGAGAAGGGAGAACTCAGGGGCATAATCATCGGCGGTCCCGGGCCAACAAAAGAAGAGTTCGTCGAGAAGGGCTACCTCCACCACGAGCTCCAGAAGAAGATAATCGGCGTCGTCGATATAAGCTACAGCGGCGAGTACGGCCTCAAGGAGCTGGTGGAGAAGGCGAGCGACATACTCAAGGATCACGAGGCCATCAAGGAGCGCCACCTCATCCAGGAGTTCTTCAGGCACCTCGTTAAAGACACCGGAATGATAACCTACGGTGAGAAAGAAGTTAGAAACGCCCTCGAGCTCGGGGCGGTTGATACCCTTCTCATCAGCGAGGGCTACGACAGGGTTCGCGTAAGAGCGAAATGCAACAACTGCGGTTGGGAAGAGGTAAAGACCATGAGCGAGCAGGAGTTCCACATTTACAAGAAGAGGCTTACGCACTGCCCGAAGTGCGGCAGCCAGAACATCAGCTTCGAGAAGTGGGACGTGGCAGAGGAGCTCATAAAGATGGCAGAGGAAGCCGGTTCAAACGTCGAGATAATATCCCTCGACACGGAAGAGGGCCAGCAGTTCTACAAGGCCTTTGGAGGAATAGCCGCCTTCCTGAGGTACAAGATAAGGTGACGCCTTTCGTTTTATTTATACGCGTCTTCCCTCTTCTTCAACCGGTGTATTAAAATCAGACGCTTATTCCAGTTTACAGAGTATACGACGCGGTACTCGCCCAATCTAGCCCTGTAAATGTCCAGGTCACCAGTTCCCTTGAGCTTTGCGATGTCGAACCTATCCCTCGGAACTGCCTCATATCTCAAGGCATCCCTGAGTTCCAAAAATTTCCGACGGTAGGACGTGGGAAGTGATCTTAAAGCCTTAACAACATCTTTTTTGACCTTTGACATCAAACGTCATTCGCCGTCCTCCAGAAGGGCATCGAGTTCGTCAGCGTCGACCCACTCCTCCTCGTTGAATTCCCGTGCCTCTACCTCGATTTCTTCCAGTTCTTTTCCAGAGAGCTCATCCTTGACAATGGGAACCAAAAGATCCTCTAATCGTTGAATTTCCCTCTTGAGGCGCTCAAGCTCACTAAGGACGTAGTCAATGCTCACTTTCTCAGCGTTCTCCATCTTCTCACCATGTCAAAATTTGGAAATGGCCTATTTGTAGTTTTCGATTACTGGTCTAGCATTCAGCCCAGCACCTCCTCAATGAGTCTCCTTATCTCCTCTTTCGTTTCTTCTCCATCTACAACGTAGGGGGGCCTGAGGACGGGCTTTATTGAAAAGCCCCTTATGCTCATGGCGAGCTTTATGGCGGAGCCGAAGGAGGAGGCCAGGTCGTAGACCTTTGAAAGCTTCGCGAGCTTCTTCGCGTACTCAAAGGCCTCCTCAAAGCGCTTCTCGTTGAAGGCCCTGTAGAGGCGGACGTGGAGCTCAGGGGCAAAGTTAGCGCACGCCATTATTCCGCCGTCGCCGCCGAGGATCAGCGTGTTGAGGAAGTGCTGGTCGAGGCCGGTAAAGACTTTGAAGTCCTTTCTTTCGCCCTTGATCTCAAGAACAACGTCTCTGACGTGGTTTATGCTGTCTATCGTCTCTTTCACACCTGCGATGTTTGGATACTCCAGAGCCAGGTTCCTTATGAGGGAGACGCTCAGCGGGTTTGCGCATGAGGGGATGTTGTAGAGTATAATAGGAATATCGGTTTTCTCGGCCACCATCGAGTAGTGCTTGAAGAGGGCCTCCTCTTTGAGCGGGCAGTAATAGGGCGGTGCTATGACCGCGTAGTCCGCTCCGATGTCCTGGGCGTGCTTTGTGAGTTCGATCACTTCGAACGTGTTCGATGAGGCGGTGCCGACGAGGTAGAAAGTGGAGCTTACAAGCTCACGGCCTTTTTCGGCCAAAAACTTTCTCTCCTCTTTGCTGAGGCTCGTGAACTCTCCGGTCGTCGCGTTTATGAATATTCCGTGGACTCCGACCTTTTGAAGGTAGTCGACGTGCTCTTCAAGGGCTGGCAGGTCTATCGAGTAGTCCTCGTTGAAAGGAGTTACGAGAGGCACAATTACACCGCGCATGAAATCACCAGTGGGAATACGTCAAAGGAGTATTTTAGGGTTAGGATGGGAAAATACCTTACAGAAAACCTTAAGTATCGGTACCGATACTTGGTATCGGGGGCGATACTTAATGCTGTTTGATCCAAGGCCGAAAGAGAGGCGGGAGGAAATCTTTGATAGGGAGAAGGAACTGGAGAAAATACTCAACGGAATGAATGAGTATCCGATAAGCCTCATCATTGGAATCAGACGTGTGGGGAAAAGTTCCCTGTTAAAAGTTGCCCTGAACGAGTATTCTGGTGTTGGAATCTACATAGACACCCGTCGCCTCTATTCCTCCGGTAGCGGCAGCATAAGCTCAGCCACGCTCGTTGACGAGATAACTAGGATACTCCTCGGGAAGGGCAGGGTTGGTTTCCTTAGGGGCATCAAGGTTGAGGGGGTAAGCTTTGCCGGTCTCCACTTAAAACCCCGCGAATCAAGCTGGATTGACGTTCTGGACGGGCTTGAGCAGCTTGGGAGAAAAACTGGAGAGAAAGTGGTTATCGCCTTTGATGAGGCCCAGTACCTCCGCTTTTTTGGCTCTAGAGGGGGTAAAGACTTCCTCGCTGGAGTGGCTTATGCATACGATTCGCTTCCAAACGTTAGCTTTATATTCACGGGTTCCGAGGTGGGGCTCCTCCACGACTTCGTTGGAATCGACGACTATTCCAGCCCCCTCTACGGCAGAATATCAGAGGAAGTTGAGATAAAACCGTTCTCCAGGGAGCTCTCAGAGGAGTTCCTGAGGAGGGGATTCGAGGAGGTTGGACTTAAAGTCCCTGAAGAAGAGATAATACTGGCAGTAGACAGCCTCGATGGTATCCCAGGATGGCTTGTGGAATTCGGCTTCAATTACTGGAAGAAGGGGAGCTTCAAGGCGGCTATGGAAGCGACCATGAATAGGGCAAAGGCAATGATAAAGGAGGAACTCTTTGAGCTGGAGAAGCGCTCTCCCCGCTACGCTTTGATTCTAAAGGCAATCTCAATTGGGCTTTCAAGGTGGTCTCAGATAAAAGACTACGTGGAAGCTAAAGGCGGTCCCGTGACCAATGCGCGCCTCAACAGCCTTCTCGTGAACCTGGAGAAAATGGGCTGGATAAAGAAGGAGAAAGGCCGCTACCTGATGGTAGACCCCGTTGTGGAAAAAGTGGTTAGAGAGGACTGATCACATCCTCTCCGGGGCCTCAATGCCGAGAACCTCAAGCCCGTTCCTGAGGACCTGCTTGACAGCCAGGACAAGGAGCAGGCGCTCCTCCCTGATTCCCTCCTCCGCCTTCAGTACTGGGTGATCCATGTAGAACTTGTTGAAGAAGCTCGCGAGGTCGTTGAGGTACGCTGGAATAAGGTGCGGCTTAACGTCCTTCCCAGCATTCTGAAGAACCTCCGGGAACTTCGCGAGGAGCTTGATGAGCTCCTTCTCCCTGCTGGTCAGCTTTGAGAAGTCCGCCCTCTCAAGCAGGGCCTTCCAGTCCGTTTCTATCCCGCTCTCTCCTGCCTTTCTGAGTATTGAGGCGCAACGGGCGTGAGCGTACTGGAGGTACGGTGCACTGTCGCCCTCGAAGTTCAGCACATCATCCCAACGGAAGGTGATTATCTTGTCCGGACTGTACTTGACGAGGTTGTAGCGGACGGCTCCGACGCCAACGGCCTCGGCTATCTCGTTCTTCTCCTCGTCGCTTAAGCTGGGGTTCTTCTGCTCAACGAGCTCCCTCGCCCTCTGGACGGCCTCGTTGAGGACCTCATCGACGGTGAAGCCGACCCACGTTCCCTTCCTTCCTGAGAATGAGCCTTCAGGCCTAACAACGTGCTCGTAGGCAAGATGGTGGAAGTTCTCGGCGGCATCTTCAAATCCCAAGAGCTGGAGAGCATATTTTATCGCCATCTGCGGGTGCTTCTGCTCGGCACCGATGACATTGATGACTATATCTGCCCTCCCGAACTTACCAGGCATCTCCTTCCCATCTGGAGCAGTCGTCCAGGTCTCGTGGTCCTCTTTCTTGTCCCAGGGTTTGTAGAGCATATCGGCACTCACCTTACCAAACTTCCAGAGGTGGTAGGCTATGTCCTTGCCCGTGTAGGTTGCCGTCCCGTCGCTCCTCTTGAGAACGAGGAAGGGGTTCTTCATGTCAGGGAAGAGCTTCCTGAGATCCATCACGAAGGCTCCCTTATACTTGCCCTCCGTAGCCCAGAAGAAGTTCTCGTTCTTCTCTATCAGCTCGTATGCTTCTCCGAAGATGCCGCTCTTCATTATGTCGCTCTCCCAGCTGAGGAGGTCGTAGGCTATGCCCATGCGGTAAGTAGTGAGCATCTGCGCCCTAACGACGCGCTCAGCGAGCTTCCTCCCGGTTTCCGCTATCTCGTTGTTGCCCTCTTCGAGCTTCTTCATCAGCTCGCGGACTTCCTTATCAACCTCTGGATCCTCCTCGAGCCTCTTGTTCACCTCGACGTAGAGCAGGCCCATCACGTGGTCTATGAAGTCCTCCTTCAGGCCCTTCCCCCAGAGCTCACTCTCTATCTTCTCGAACTCTTCCTTCAGGTTGAGGTAGCCCCAGAGAACCTGGGCGAACTGGACGCCGAGGTCGTCTATGTAGTTCTGGACTTCAACGGTGTAGCCGAGCTTCCCCATAATCCTCGCCATAGTGTCGCCGAGAACTGAGTTCCTAGCGTGTCCCATGTGGAGCGGCTTCGTCGGGTTCACAGAGGTGTGTTCAACTATGACCTTCTTTCCAGCCCCGATTTCGCTCTCGCCGTATTTCTCGCCCTTCTCGAGTATCTCACCAACGAGCTCCCTTCCAAACCTGCCGTAATCGAGGTAGAAGTTTATGTAGCCGTTCACGGCTTTGACGTCCGCTACTTCTTCCGGAAGCCTTCCCTTCAGCCTCTCGACTATTTCCTCTGCTATGAGCTTCGGGGCCCTCCTGAAGACCCTCGCCAGCTGAAATGAAACTGTGGTCGCGAAATCCCCAAGCTCGATGCTTGGCGTTTCATCGAAGATTATCTCACCGTTCCATTCCCTTCCAGCTTCGGTGAGCATCTCATCAAGCGTTTCTTGGAGGATGAGCTTTACACGTTCCTTAACTTCCACATAACCCATTTACACCACCGCTCCCACTTGGGCCCAACCTTTAAAAACTTCTCCCGCGGATTTACTATGGAGGTGAGTGGGATGAAACACCACGTCGGCGAGCACAAGGCTAGGAAGGGCCTCATAAGGATCGAATTTGATGAGGAGAACGGCGTTGCGGAGCACGTTAAGATCACCGGCGACTTCTTCATGCATCCCGAGGAGGCCGTCCACGATCTAGAGGAGAAGCTAGAGGGACACAGAATTGAAGAGCTTGAGGCCGTTATGGACGAGTTCTTTGCAATGAGGATGGACGTTGAAATGCCCTACGTGAACGTCGAGGACTTCAAGATAGCCCTCAAAAAGGCATTAGAAGGGTGAAAACAGTGATATTCACGTCACCCGACGCCAGGGAGAGGGCAAAGGAGCATTTCATACTTTTAACCGCCGGTTTTACCGCCGCCGCTATCCTCGGGGCGGTTGTGGCCCTGGCAATGCCCGAAATGTCCCTTAGAATCTTTAGGGACATAGGGAGGTCAATAGCGAACAAAGTGAGAGCAGACAGTCCGCTTCACACGTTCGCGTCAATCTACATAAACAACCTAAGCGTTGCAACCTCAGCCTACGCCCTGGGCATCATCTTTGGAATCGTGCCGTGGATCGTCATTTTGACGAACGGCTTCATCCTCGGGCTTGTGCTGGCAATTGTAATCTCAAACGACTTCCTGAGTCCGACACAGGCGGTCCTTGCCATCCTGCCCCACGGAATACTGGAGATACCAGCTATAATACTCTCCGCCACAGCCGGGATAATGCTCTACAGGGGGACCCTAAAGAAAGAGGGGAGGGACGTGGTTTACTCATCCCTCAGGGTGTACGCACTCTCGGCGGTGATGCTGCTCTTCGCGGCCTTCGTAGAGGCGTACGTAACGCCGGCGGTGGCGGGCGTCTGAACTCGAACTCACACTGGCGTTCCTATGTAGATCCCGTGCCTCGTCCTGACTATCTTTACTTTTACCCTATCTCCAACCTTAGCGTCGGTGTTTATGACCTCTATTAGCCTGTTCCTGGCCTTCGCTATCATCTCACCCTTTATCCTTCCGGGCAGAACGATCTCCGCCTTCACGACCTCCCCGGGCCTGAAGGCCAGGGGGATGAACTCGCGCTTCTCCATACCGAAGTGCTTGGGCTTCAAAACTAGGGGCCTCATACCGGTTTTCTCCTCCAGCGAGCGGAGCCAGGCATAGAACTCCTTGAACGGGATCACACGGGCTATAGTAGGATTCCTGCCGAACTTGTAAGGGACGTAGTTCTGGAAGCCGAGGGCAGGCCAGCGTTTTCCAGCGCCGATCTTCCTCGCGAACTCTATGAAAGCCTCCGCCTCGTCGTCGTTTACCCCGAAGATTATGACGGGAGCTATAAGGACGTCTATCCCAGCGTTTACCAGGGCTTCAGCCATCTCCAAGACGTGCTCCAAATCGTAGTCCTTTCTTCCCATCAGCATCTTCGCCTTGTCAGGATCAAGGGAGTGCACCGAGAGGTTCACCCTATCCAAACCAGCCTCGGCCAGCTCCTCTACCAGCCTGTCGGTCAACAGCGTTCCGTTGCTCTGCATGGAAATTACTGAGACGTTGGGATGCTCTTTCAAAGCCTGCACTAACTCGACTCGGAAAGGGTATATGAGAGGCTCGCCCTGACCGTCAAGATGAGCCTCAAGTCCCTTCCCCTTTATTCTGGCGACTTCGTCGAACCACTTCACCAGGTAGTCTATATCAACGACGTAGTCGAGCTTTCTCGTTCTGGAATA encodes the following:
- a CDS encoding glycosyltransferase family 39 protein, whose product is MKKKFALFSIITICYLIIRLWGILYTMNEYTDYDEGTYLLIARMINHGYLPYRDIYAVHPPLYYYLLALWLRFFGDSYIVGRTLSVFVGLISIFLAYLIGRELKDDKLGIAFASLLALDPLLIRMNSLVLHETIIEFFTLLSMYYFVKYFKKKVMKYAYLSLFWAGLGSTAKFTIIPFLISLYLVIVLSLNKKSWNHFEGMVNSILTSRQIFIVLFAYLLGALAVISIVTVYPDRIVRLLIILPGVHPVNLVGHKYFAALFLLLWMGLTVYILDIKYSHKVLETLVILLKNWKIELKLGFVVVLAKALVEVPLGVVVSRDYILQTYLPQGGRYTLFTGFFSIINKILRDLGRNSPEVLLHWVPLISLLAWVILVVSRGHEIKVEKPLAGLFVVNLFMFLFLMPVIPDERFIYPLFLVTYLMLLYSLMSLRISPKKMFTAVLITLLFISAVDYGLLVNYPSGRLKLAFGPHTKELRDDLKLYLEEHKINPGLCLSVNPMNAYYLGLKVDPYSIDTFGWIYLKKENSDSIIKRMEKTNTSCVLFSTWMYAIMPKSKRLEEGYSKLVNQTLQHGTLLFGESYEDNEVIEMFSFGANMTPSKLKIVPQGGRLSVLYNLSEILEIFVLRDNTTIDHRLKIFLEGDSYLATWAGSDGGMYSAVVWYMNDDGIRITPLNNTSLGIVYDGIAFSEDGELLPYNVSQNVIRVCTQRVCVSLTGRRLELKEKGFLVASGNKIEIHLVTRRS
- a CDS encoding pro-sigmaK processing inhibitor BofA family protein, which translates into the protein MLNLLIFLLLLVLVGYAVVKLTFMILKWLAVNTLTGLLLIGILNYLHITHVQVNLLNILIIAVGGIPGVFIVILLSLL
- the prf1 gene encoding peptide chain release factor aRF-1, translated to MSHKSAEMYELKKKVEELKGYRGRATELVSLYIPDGYDINKVMQQLREEYGTAQNIKSKSTRKNVLGALERAMQHLKLYRQTPKNGLALFVGNVSEQEGVSDIRLWAIVPPEPLKVRLYRCDQTFVTEPLEEMLRVKDAYGLITVEKNDATIGLLRGKRIELIDELHSTVPGKTRAGGQSARRYERIREQETHEFMKRIAEHANNAFLPLLEKGELRGIIIGGPGPTKEEFVEKGYLHHELQKKIIGVVDISYSGEYGLKELVEKASDILKDHEAIKERHLIQEFFRHLVKDTGMITYGEKEVRNALELGAVDTLLISEGYDRVRVRAKCNNCGWEEVKTMSEQEFHIYKKRLTHCPKCGSQNISFEKWDVAEELIKMAEEAGSNVEIISLDTEEGQQFYKAFGGIAAFLRYKIR
- a CDS encoding type II toxin-antitoxin system RelE family toxin, encoding MSKVKKDVVKALRSLPTSYRRKFLELRDALRYEAVPRDRFDIAKLKGTGDLDIYRARLGEYRVVYSVNWNKRLILIHRLKKREDAYK
- a CDS encoding DUF5646 family protein, with the translated sequence MENAEKVSIDYVLSELERLKREIQRLEDLLVPIVKDELSGKELEEIEVEAREFNEEEWVDADELDALLEDGE
- a CDS encoding dihydrodipicolinate synthase family protein — encoded protein: MRGVIVPLVTPFNEDYSIDLPALEEHVDYLQKVGVHGIFINATTGEFTSLSKEERKFLAEKGRELVSSTFYLVGTASSNTFEVIELTKHAQDIGADYAVIAPPYYCPLKEEALFKHYSMVAEKTDIPIILYNIPSCANPLSVSLIRNLALEYPNIAGVKETIDSINHVRDVVLEIKGERKDFKVFTGLDQHFLNTLILGGDGGIMACANFAPELHVRLYRAFNEKRFEEAFEYAKKLAKLSKVYDLASSFGSAIKLAMSIRGFSIKPVLRPPYVVDGEETKEEIRRLIEEVLG
- a CDS encoding AAA family ATPase, producing the protein MLFDPRPKERREEIFDREKELEKILNGMNEYPISLIIGIRRVGKSSLLKVALNEYSGVGIYIDTRRLYSSGSGSISSATLVDEITRILLGKGRVGFLRGIKVEGVSFAGLHLKPRESSWIDVLDGLEQLGRKTGEKVVIAFDEAQYLRFFGSRGGKDFLAGVAYAYDSLPNVSFIFTGSEVGLLHDFVGIDDYSSPLYGRISEEVEIKPFSRELSEEFLRRGFEEVGLKVPEEEIILAVDSLDGIPGWLVEFGFNYWKKGSFKAAMEATMNRAKAMIKEELFELEKRSPRYALILKAISIGLSRWSQIKDYVEAKGGPVTNARLNSLLVNLEKMGWIKKEKGRYLMVDPVVEKVVRED
- a CDS encoding arginine--tRNA ligase; the encoded protein is MGYVEVKERVKLILQETLDEMLTEAGREWNGEIIFDETPSIELGDFATTVSFQLARVFRRAPKLIAEEIVERLKGRLPEEVADVKAVNGYINFYLDYGRFGRELVGEILEKGEKYGESEIGAGKKVIVEHTSVNPTKPLHMGHARNSVLGDTMARIMGKLGYTVEVQNYIDDLGVQFAQVLWGYLNLKEEFEKIESELWGKGLKEDFIDHVMGLLYVEVNKRLEEDPEVDKEVRELMKKLEEGNNEIAETGRKLAERVVRAQMLTTYRMGIAYDLLSWESDIMKSGIFGEAYELIEKNENFFWATEGKYKGAFVMDLRKLFPDMKNPFLVLKRSDGTATYTGKDIAYHLWKFGKVSADMLYKPWDKKEDHETWTTAPDGKEMPGKFGRADIVINVIGAEQKHPQMAIKYALQLLGFEDAAENFHHLAYEHVVRPEGSFSGRKGTWVGFTVDEVLNEAVQRARELVEQKNPSLSDEEKNEIAEAVGVGAVRYNLVKYSPDKIITFRWDDVLNFEGDSAPYLQYAHARCASILRKAGESGIETDWKALLERADFSKLTSREKELIKLLAKFPEVLQNAGKDVKPHLIPAYLNDLASFFNKFYMDHPVLKAEEGIREERLLLVLAVKQVLRNGLEVLGIEAPERM
- a CDS encoding lipoate protein ligase C-terminal domain-containing protein — protein: MKHHVGEHKARKGLIRIEFDEENGVAEHVKITGDFFMHPEEAVHDLEEKLEGHRIEELEAVMDEFFAMRMDVEMPYVNVEDFKIALKKALEG
- a CDS encoding stage II sporulation protein M; its protein translation is MIFTSPDARERAKEHFILLTAGFTAAAILGAVVALAMPEMSLRIFRDIGRSIANKVRADSPLHTFASIYINNLSVATSAYALGIIFGIVPWIVILTNGFILGLVLAIVISNDFLSPTQAVLAILPHGILEIPAIILSATAGIMLYRGTLKKEGRDVVYSSLRVYALSAVMLLFAAFVEAYVTPAVAGV